CATGCTTCATTAGGACTCATAAGATACTCCCGGATCACATCACAGAATGACGACCTGGCAGGCATGTGGAGGCCAAAGTCCTTTACAGGCTATTAATCCTGCTGTATTTTTAGATatgggtcatttaaaaaaaaaaaaaatcagactttAGCTCTGCACAATTAACACACATCAGAGTCCTTCAAACATTTTGCTGGATGCATTGCAAGCATCTTAGCATTCACATGTAGATGCATGCCCAAAACACAACACTACAAGCATGGCAACACAGACCATTTCTGTCCAACAGATTATTATAATTCACACTGCAACTGCATTGAACAGATTACAAATGTCCAGAAAATACTACTTTAATCTGGTTCACAACACAATAACTGCACAGAACTTCATGAAATCAAGTAAATTGCCTACTAAATCAGCagaataatcatcatcatcactattaGGGTATTATTGCTCATTCTTAGATTATAAAAACTCTGTTATTTTATGAGGAGAGgtatgctattacttttctaagcaatcagtcACAATCAAAATTCTTAGCAACAAATACATGTTCCTGCAGCTTCTATCTAGGGTTACACCCAAGACGCCAATGCACCAACAAATTAGTAGGGCTGTCATTCAAACAATTTGAGGTTTAATGAAAATTTTCGGCCTTTGATATTAAAGTTGAAGAGTGTAATTTATATGCCTCTATCAGCGCCAGGCTaattgcacaaataatgactGGTTTCAATTTTTCATTTCTGCCAATGGCTGATAAACAGAACATGCCTAAAACTCACTCAGTGAGTTTGAGCCAGTCGGGACAaaaagtgtttacacttttcagggaaatcagccTTCTAATGGGTTACTTATtgttgtctgcatattaagctgggaaaagagaaagtattttaattcaaaacatttattaatcacttcacctttaaggcaTGCTTTTTACAAGTTGTTAATATTACACAAACGAGTCATAAATATGATCACAATCATGGTTATAGTCATAATCAGCTCACTTATGATTATTATTGGTATATTATCACAGTATATACACATTCAAGTGATTATCCAGATAGTACTGCATACATTGATTGGCCAGATACATGCATCCATGAACAATTTCAAATTAAATGCCCAAATTAATTTAGCGGTGTGCTCATGCCCAATAGTTATCTAGGCTTATTACATTTATTGGAATTTAAGCAAGATCTAGTCTGTCCAAAAGCTGCTGAAATGCAACCAGCTCCCATCCAGCTATCATTGACATACACTAATAGGACTACACTTTCACAACATTTGCTTCCCATGAAAGAGTAACACTGATAAGCACATTTTAAAAGGCTAGAGGACATGTTGAAACTTTCCCTCCACTCAAGATGAATTACCCCGTTTGGCAGCCGCCTCTATTTCCAGTTAACAAAAGAAGGTGAAAGAGTTTTTCATGGGCATGGATTTACAGGAAAAGATTGCCTGAAAGGAAAAAGAAACTGAAAGTTAGTGAAGAAGACTTATAAAGGGAGCACATTGACCAGGTAAGGCATTTCTTCTAGCACAGGTGAACTAACGTATAGCAAGGGGCAAAATGATGTCCTTCAACTTAATGACACTATGTACAGGCGTTCTGCTTATTCTGAGTGCAAGTCTATGGAGTTGTGCAACAGGTGAgtcaaaatgtgaaattattatgTAACATCTGTTTAACTTCTGCATTCTTAAAAGGtctttaaagcttaaaattaCTAAGCAGTTCTGACATTTTTCCAGATTCCGATTTTTTCCCCATATAAACcttgaaataaacaaaacattttatgattttgaacaaatttaaaacaaataaaagttgggacataaaatgaagaagaaataatttacattttgcgCTATGTAGATCACAAATCAGTTGTAAGCATATGcatgacattgaccatgttaacttctTTATACAAACGGTCAAACTTtcttgcttccactgaagcacacgTGATACTCTTTGGAAAATTCTCAAATCaagctggataacatggatcatccgATTTTGCACAAACTTAAGTGGAGTCCTCGAATgcattctttcattaaagcaaaaaacatatgaaattcaaagaaaatcatagataattatcactcaaattgttatgctcaTAAACtaattattaaattagaaaataatgtaaaatagtaGCATTTTTAATAGTGGTTTCAGACTTTGGACCCTACTGTGTGTGAAGGTGATCTTGCTATCTTTATAATAGGTTGACTAAATGTTGCTAATGATTAACGTTTTGTGCACTGTTTGACTTCCACAGCTCAAAGTGATGTAGCATCGGATTGCTGTTTAACCACCAGTGACCGGCACATTCCTCAGCGTGTGGTGACATCTTTCACCATTCAGACCAACAATGGAGCGTGTAGAATTCCTGCCACTGTGTAAGTTGCATTATATGAATTTAGAAAATGCTAGACCCCTAAAACTGAAATATCAGTTCAGTATATTTGGATTGTGCAATGCATAGTTAAATATGCTTAAATTCCCATAGGTTTCTCACAAAGAAGGGTTTGAAACTCTGTGCACCCTTTCCAAGCGAGAATTCTTGGGTCAGTAAACTGATTGACAGCATACTTGCAGGACCAGTACGAAAACCCTCAAAACATAGAGGTATGTGTTTGTACTTATTAAGTACAATGCTATTATCTAAATACTGTGTTAAACAGATGCTAGGCTGTGTGACcgaaaataacatgttaaaatatgttctaaTGTAACTTTTTTGCTTTCTCTACTTACAGgaaagaaacagagaaaacagTAACAATCACAGATGATGCAGGTCCAGCAAGGTCTAACACTACAAGCATTCACTATGGGAATGATTCTGCAACAGATGCTGATAGTAGGCAACGTTAATAGAAAATGCTGATTCTCAGGATAACTACATGTGTACTTAGGTGTAGCAGGTCAACGAGTGTGAATCTACAGTCATTGGTATaagcttttaaaaaaatgaaCTATTTGTGAGATGTGAACCCCATCCCAGGTGGTCAATATGAAGAGATTTAAAGATAATATTTCCATCAGTAGTAAAGGTTGTATTTTTCTATGCATTGTATAAAGCTAACTGTATATTTTCTGAGCCTCTGAATGACAAGATGctatttttctaaaatgttcacaattgtattttgagatattaaaaagattttaaatgtttaaaatgtttaaaatgaaaattgtgtgcaTCATTTGTATCAAAAGATATATTGAAATTAAAGTGGTGTAAAAGGTCAagtaaaaaattaacaaattattCCTTACAACCTGAATACATGtactcacatttaaaaaaaatgtcaatatttaatttgacatttaaaacattaaactaCCTGTACCATGTTATTCCAGTCATTGTTTGTATAAGTTTCATTtctaataaaatgtattctataaTGAGTTTttgaacaaaccaaaaaaaacatgtcatacaTTGatccatatactgtaaataagatTTTTAAAACCTGTCATAAAATGGACTCGACTGACAACCTCTAAAATGAATTATGGACATCAAATATTGCTGAGCTCAAAGCCaacaagaaattaaataaaacaaaacattgtctAGATCAACTAGATGcataattttgtttcattttaaaaagtctGCTTGCTGCTTCTACATGGCTTATAATATCTAACTTATGTTCTATCTTACATGAATGTCCTTGTGTTTGTAAAGATGCCCTGACTTTCACACATGCGCTGCATCTTAAGTGACTGAAGCATAAACAAAGTGTATTTGTATGAGGCATTTAACTTCTATAATATAATGTGTTATTTATAGGAGACGTAAATAAAACCAAGCTCTCATAGGACTTTTTGTACAAAGGCAAAACAAGAAACACTTAAGCCCACTCAGTTGTGAGCCTCTCTTTCAAAATAATTCCATGCAACATAACTTGTTTTTAGTGACAAAGTCTGCAGTCTGCAATATCAATATCTGCATAGTGCTACCAGTGGAAATGGTGtgtaaaataatttgttaataaTAGTATATCTTTATTATACTACAAAGTAAAGCAGTATGTCATACCTTTGAAGATGTCTAATCTACAATATGAGCGGATTGTCAGAGTGAGCTGTGAACGTTTGACAGAGACTCCTGTCTGATGGATCTTTAACTGCTATCGCCGGAGGAAATTATCCCACATTCTGGAGGAGGCTGGAATATTGGAGTCTGAGTGGACTCTGtttaaggcaaggcaaggcaaggcaaggcaaggcaaggcaaggcaaggcaaggcaaaggcaagtttatttatatagcacatttcatacacaatggtaattcaaagtgctttacatagaagagattaaaataagaataaaaaataaaaaataagaacaattgaaacagtttagaatatagaataaaataaaatacagtacaaacagtcggacacacagtggcacagtgctcattcagtaaatgcacagctaaacagatgtgttttaagtctggatttgaatgtgactactgtaggagcacatctgatctcttctggaagctggttccagctgcggctggcataaaagctaaaagcagactctccttgcttagagtgaacccttggtatttctagctgatgtgatcctaatgatctgagtgatctgttgggtttatattcagtgagcatatctgcaatatattgaggtcctagcccattgagtgatttatataccagtaataatattttaaaatcaatcctaaatgtaactgggagccagtgtaaagacctgaggactcgTGTGATATGTTCATTATGTTCATATGTTCAGGTTAAGGCCTCCATTGTAGAGGTAGCTGCCGTGATCTGTGGCTATAAGGTTGCTGGTGCCTGTCGGGGTGGCAACACAAGAACCTGCTGGTGGACACCGGTGGTGAAGGAAGTGGTCAGTTTGAAGGAGGCTTTTTGGGGCTGGTTAGCCCACGGAACTCCACAATCAGCTTACAGATACCGGCAAGCCAGATGAATTGCAGGCACGGCGGTTGTGGAAGTGAAAATCCTGGTATGGGAGGAGTTTTTGGaggccatggagaaggacttttagTCAGCTGAAAAGAGGTTCTGGCAAAACGTAAGATGGCTCAGGCATTGAAAGCAGGATTTTGACTAGGCTGTTGTTGGCTTGGGCAGGGATTTGCTAACCTCGTCTGGCTATATAGTCAagtggtggaaggaacactttgaggAACTCATAATCCCGACCAACATGCACTCTATGGAAGAGGCAGTGATGGAGGACTTGGTGAGGGTCGACGCTCCTTTCCACAGCAGAGGTCGCTGAGGTGGTCAAAGAGCTTCGAAGTGGCAAAGCACCAAGGGTGGATGACATTTGCCCTGAGATGCTGACGGCCCTGGATTTTGTTGGTCTGTCATGGTTGACAAGCCTGTTCAGCATTGCATGGAGGTTGGGGGCAATACCTGGGGAATGAAAGACAGGTGTGGTGGTTCCCATTTTTAAAAAGGGTACCAGAAGGTGTGTTCCAACTATCgagtatcacacttctcagcttACCTGGGAAACCTCTGCCAGGATCCTGGAATGGAGATTCCGGATGATTTACGATACGGATTCTGTCCCTTTTGTGGGACAGAGGATCAGTTATTTGCCTTCTATTGGTCCTAGAGGGGGCTTGGGAGTTTGCCCTCGCGActcgatgactggttcctgggctcAGAGCACCGTTCACAGCCACGCTCCACCCCAGTTCCATTCTTCTTGGAGGTGGATGAGGAACTCACAAAgtcatggcaggcaccttttactgcctggaccAGCCTCTGagttcctccgctctcactaccctcgatagTACAGAGGGTACACAGAGGTTCCTCAGGTGGAGAAGGTGGTTGCGGAGCTCAAGAtcctgcaccccgtctgctcgtcgaGGGCGTCATCCTGCAGCAGTAACACCGACTCCACCGCAACCCGAGCCAACCGCTCGGCCCCGGCGTAGAGCCCATCAAAGGAAGCTGATGCCCCCCGTCCCATAGTCTGGTgccaagaaccccaagaaggcttTGAAGTGTCCCTGAGACGGTCAACCCAGGGGCAAGGAGACCCACTGTAAGTCTGGAtgtggtgaacagaccactccatcccccaggtaagtgaggacccaaaagcgatgtaaCAGAAATAGAGTCTTTAATAACAGTTGAATGCAGCAATAATGAAGAACAcaaatcttctccttgagaggtaaaACGGCAAACACAAActgcccgcagagagggcgataaatAACGGAAAACTTCTTTAGACAGCCTTCAGTGAGAGTCCTTAGACAGCAGTCAGAGGTAGTAGTGAAGCGGAGACAGGCTGCAGGCTCCCCAAGGGTGCACAAGGGTCGAGGCGAGACTGTGGAAACCAGGTCTCTCGCAGTGTAGGACGAACTGGGCAGAATACAAATATCGAGACGATTAGAGGTACACAGATAGCGTTGACAAGCGGATGCCAACTTGGACAGGACTGGACAGAGACAAACGAGACAGTGGTTGCTCCTTGCATGAGAAACTCTGATGAGACTCAGACAAAGAAAGCAGCGAAAGCGGAGAAAGTAGTAGAGACCTAATCAGCGGggaaacgggaacaggtgggaagagaactAATAAGGAATTAAGGGGAGATAAGGAACAGCTGGAGGAAGAGGGAAAGGAAAGGGAAAGTAACCTATAAGGACCAGCAGAGGGCGGCAGAGTATAGAGAAAGAACAGGAACAGGACATACCATGACAGAACGATACACACAACATGACACCAGCCTCATTCGTTACAATATCATACCAGatgtatataactttctttcttcagcagaacaaaaacaaatattttttgaaaaagaTCTGAGCTCTTACAATGCAAGGAAAGAGCTTCcaaactttgatggtccaaaaggcagatttgagcagcataaaagttatccacatGACTTCAGTCGATCacttaatgtcttttgaagtgaatcgataggtttgtgttagaaacaaatcgataattaaaattttattagCTTTAAAAACATATCTTCCTGCCAGCACTTGATGCATCACATGGATGTCATGTGACGTAAGCGCATTGATGTGTACACAGAATAAATTGGAAGCGCAACATTTCTTTAGAACATAAGAATGAACATCAAACGAAAGTTATGTTATGACTTAAGGTTAAAACTTTTTGATTATCGACTGgaaggaaggagatgcattttgtctcctagagatgaacgtgcAAATGATGTGccgcaaaaagtgcaaatcaattccagaacaacagcaaaggaccttgtgaagatgttggaggaaacaggtagacaagtatctatagccacagtaaaattagtcctatatcgacataacttgaaaggctgctcaacaaaGAAGAAACCAGTGCTCCAAagactttttggccataatgaccatcgttatgttttgaggaaaacaggtaaggcttgcaagccgaagaacaccatcccaaccgtgaagcatgggggtggcagcatcatgttgtgggggtgttttgctgcaggagggactggtacacttcacaaaatagatggcatcataaggatGGAAAgttttgtggatatattgaagcaacatctcaggaCACcatccaggaagttaaagctctgttgcaAATGGGCCTTCCAAATGCACAATTACCACAAGCATacatccaaagttgtggaaaaatggcttaaggtcaacaaagtcaaggtattggagtggccatcacaaagctctgacctcagtcagaactgaaaaagcgtgtgcgagcaaggaggcctacaatcctgactcagttacaccagtcctgtttggaggaatgggacaaattccagcaacttattatgagaagcttgtggaagactactcaaaacatttgacccaagttaaataatttaaaggcaatgctaccaaatactaacaaagtgtataaaaacttcagaaataaataataacggtGGAGTCTGCACTCTCCTCTGAGCAtcacctgggatgtgagtgggcCGCATTGACTTCAGTCCCTGcttactccaaaggaggagatggcaggcgagttgtgacatgcgacgtGAGCGTAAACggccttggtgatttatatatACTACCATCGCCATGTCGTCCGCCCGGACTAACACGTGCTTGTCCTGGATCAATGAACGAAACCTCCGCAGAGCCAACAGTTccaccagcaactcgaggcagtttatATGCCAATGCAGACAAGGTCCTGTCAGGAGCCAgaggctgcgtgcccgttgctaACAGCACCCCAGCCTGAATTAGACGCATCTGTTGTGACAACAACATGCAACTGGACACTTgttctaggggaacccctgcccatACAATTGCAAGGtccgtccaagggctgaacacATGGCAACAGATCGGCGTGATAGCCACATGATGTGTACCGCGATGCCATGATAGCAGTTATAACTTTGATAGCAGTTAATTGGCTGTATTGCTGACATTCCTTTAGCTGGCCTGTAATCCAGAGCACTGGACGCAGCTGTGCTAAAGTTATGGTTGATTCCAGATATCTTAAGGATTAAGAAAAGGTTTAGCCTGTGGACAGcaacatttttacacacaacCACTTATGTGTACACAGTTCAGATGTCCAGTTGCATCCCTCCAGCTCAGAACGCACTAATAACAGAAGTCAAATATTAAGGCAATCTGTTtagagacatacagtatatgaaaaatAAGACTCTTGGGCTTTAAatgaattgttcacccaaataaaaattctgtcattatttactaaaccTCATGACGTTCCAAACCTACAAGCTTCTTTTTCTTCCAAAAGTATTTTCCATAAAATGAGAATAACTTatggaccaggggctgtcaaactccaaatATGACAAAAGGCACTTTAAAATGAGACTTTATGACTTGTACAGAAAAATTCCAACTCTTCTAAAGCTACATAATAGCTTTGTGGAATGAACAGACCAAACTTCTTGAAATCATAAATGAATAACTACTTAAAGTTTGACTACTTTttatacttttatgatgctttattGTAATTCTGAAGCTTGAATGTCCTGATTGAggatttttttttggtttggttGCCTGACAACcacattttggatgaactatccatttaagatcTGCTTAAAATGGAGGGATCTTACTCAGCTAAATTCTTGTCCTTTACACAGTCTCTGCATTCTATTTTTTCAGTCTTTTATTCATGTCCTTTCGCTCCTCTTTAGTTATGCCAAGCCCAGTGGCTTCTCAAACATCCACTTAgaatttttctttgtttatgtctttttttctttcttccaccCTTCAGTCTTCCATGCTCAGTATCGCTCAATACCCAGCAGACCTTGTTGAGAATAGAAGAGCTGGCCTCAGCTCCCCTGCTCTCTGTTTTTGTGTCCTGAAGGAATGTCTGGTGGAGTGAGGGAATAAAGGTAGAGAGAGATCGAGAGTGTGGGGGTGGAGGTTAGCAGGCTAAATGGACTAGTGAAACACATTAGAGCTAATGGATGAAcccccccccaaacacacacatgtgtgtgATAATGCACCAATGTTGCCATATACTGCAAGAGAATCAAACAACCTGGTCTgaaaaaataaacttattttgttTCACCAAAATTGCTGTAGGGGAGGGTCTGGGAAAGGCAGAAAAGATAAAACAAACTACTGTATTgtgaataataattaaatcatGTTGGTTTGATAAAGTCATATACCAGCCAGGCTGATAAATTGCCCGATATTTCACCATTTTTAGTGAATTTTGAGGAATTAGCATACAAATGCTTAGGGTTAGGCTAAGGAGTTAATTTCAATGTATTGGTGTGCATTTAAAATTCTATAATTCAATTCCGTATATATTGGCTTGAAATTGGCCATTGGTCACATTTGCTCTATATTTACAATATCACATTGGTCATTGAAAAATCCATATGGGTTGACCACTAATATATAGAGTGGCTCGAACAGTAGGTGGGGCTAATTTGACAGCTGTTCAAAAaccaacccccccacacacacacccaactcTACAAATGCAACCTGAAGTGGCAATATTTCTAAGCAACTTTATGAAAAAACTAGCCCAAGTTTACTTATAATAAGTGAGCATGGCAACAATGGTCAAGAAACCAGGACTGCGTCCCAAATTTATACACTAAAAGTACACTAATGTACATGGTCAGTAATCTGTGGACAATTTCTATTTAATGGGATTGGCTTTTTAAGCTACACCCACTACAAGCATAATGTCAAGTATCCTGTCATGCAAACCTAATTAACAAACGTTTTCAATAGAATGGGGTATAGAAAAATCTCTCATGGGATAACACCATTAAGATTGTGTGAAGTTTCTGGTGTGAAAGAACTTGACTGGCTTACATAAAGTCCAGACCTGAACAccactgaacacctttgggataaGTTGCAGCAGCGATTGCAAGCCCAGACCCATTACGCAAAatcagtgcctgacctcactgatgttCTTGTGCTTGTATGAAACCGTATGCCCGCAGCCAAGTTCTAACACCCAATAAAAAGATtttccagaagagtggaagctgttatgcTGTTATAACAGCAAAGGGAGGACCAGCTTCCTATTAATGGCTGTGGTTTTGAAAAGTAATTAGTAGCAAAAGAATATGACAGTATTAGAACATATTACAACTCTAAAAAAAGGGTGTCTTGATACCATATACCCCCTTTTGTACTGTTTACTTTGTACATTAGCATTTGCATCTATTGAAAGGTGCACTTTTTCctcttttaaaaagttttacttctaaagaaatgaatagtagttttaaaacacatgtataaaatcatgacctctcatgtgagatgaagagttcagtcatatcagtagccttataaaagctcttttactctacatggagcaggggcgcctaatgggggcagccatgttagcatcaaaTGACCATCTGAAAactagcttaatctcagtaactgccctgttatttcactcatggattaaatgaatcctgacttactgtgcatagtgaatttctacaatggcatctgcaaCAGAAATctgctgtgtttgaatgatgcagcaccAAGGCCACAAGGTGTGAGAGTATGTCATCGTTCAACATACTTaacaaaattactgagtgcacctttgagTTGATTACCTTAAAttcattattgtattatttttttaaattattttttatctttactccccaatttggaatgcccaattcccactgcactctaggtcctcatagtggcttgttgagcgtgttaccgtggagacctagcgtgtgtgtaggcttcacgctattctctgcggcatccacgcataactcaccacgcgcccgaccgagagcgagaaccatgtcatagtgaccatgaggaggttaacccaatgtgactgtacccaccctagcaactgtgccAATTGGCTGCTTAGGAAGCCTTACTGGAGtcacatgccctggattcgaacctgAGACTCCAGGTAGTCAACATCTTTATTctgctaaatacattttttacttttaggtTCATACATTAAAAACTGCTTGTGGGGCAAAGTAGAAAGAGATCCATCACAAACGTTTGCTTTTCCGATGCACAAAGATTTGTTAGTAATATTAGCTCGGAAGCATTCATAGATATACAGTATTCTTCTAGGATCCAACCAAAAAGAACATCAATGACCATCTTTGGCTTACAATTTTCTATGTACAGTGATTTGGGATGAACTAATTCTATACTTTTAATGATGGACAGTAGGCTAGACAAATTGGGACACTTCACAGCTAATGCTGTAGCCTTGCTTTGGCCTAGGTTTTTCATATGGAACAGTTTCCATCTGTGCTTTGATGACAGAAGCACCCATATTTTTATCTAatccatttttttgtatttgttcaaATGCACCAAAAGTTTCTTTCAGAGCAGCAGCTGGT
The sequence above is drawn from the Xyrauchen texanus isolate HMW12.3.18 chromosome 43, RBS_HiC_50CHRs, whole genome shotgun sequence genome and encodes:
- the LOC127636089 gene encoding C-C motif chemokine 19-like gives rise to the protein MMSFNLMTLCTGVLLILSASLWSCATAQSDVASDCCLTTSDRHIPQRVVTSFTIQTNNGACRIPATVFLTKKGLKLCAPFPSENSWVSKLIDSILAGPVRKPSKHRGKKQRKQ